One region of Armigeres subalbatus isolate Guangzhou_Male chromosome 3, GZ_Asu_2, whole genome shotgun sequence genomic DNA includes:
- the LOC134219716 gene encoding uncharacterized protein LOC134219716 encodes MIFYASKSSVLLLCFIIIAPYNVECTTYECEVVEKYDNQGQTFCVFRDVQYTANTTDIVFKTPKVVPARVVFENSQIEHLPKEFLNKFGADLKVLNVTSCNLTTVVVTKSMEQLIATDNYIDKIIVHQTAQNSPMKELHLPSNRLADISNITRHCKHLRILDLSRNQMLAKNSELDFSVFNGLDQLEYLSLADVGAFYILSDKKVSLPSLTLLDLSVNNLISVDLHVDYFQSFKNLEVLRLNSNGFNQLDYNDLTGLESLKQVYLEGNEFSCSYLKTMIKHLNDNGKQTPVARPAAQCPVGYNIEHQMCCRSESLTSLPDRTKPSKPPTSDHNEHVTVTQPSAVTAGSITTKKTQPVDALDKNSATCFVLNLRFAMWSLVIGLFWSKK; translated from the coding sequence TCTAGCGTTCTGCTCCTTTGTTTCATCATAATCGCACCATACAACGTCGAATGTACAACATATGAATGCGAAGTAGTcgaaaaatatgataatcaGGGACAAACGTTCTGCGTATTTCGCGATGTTCAATACACGGCCAACACTACAGACATTGTATTCAAAACTCCAAAGGTAGTGCCGGCACGTGTCGTATTCGAAAATTCGCAGATAGAGCATctaccgaaagaatttctgaataagTTTGGAGCGGATCTCAAGGTACTGAATGTGACCAGTTGTAACCTCACGACCGttgtggtgacgaaatcgatggAGCAATTGATTGCTACCGATAACTACATAGATAAAATAATAGTTCATCAAACTGCACAAAACTCGCCGATGAAGGAGCTACATTTGCCGTCGAATCGGTTAGCAGATATATCCAACATTACCAGACATTGTAAACACCTTAGAATTCTAGATTTGAGCAGAAATCAGATGCTAGCTAAAAATAGCGAATTAGACTTTTCGGTGTTTAATGGGTTGGACCAGCTGGAGTACCTGTCGTTAGCAGATGTTGGAGCGTTCTACATCCTGTCGGACAAAAAAGTGTCGCTGCCATCTTTAACATTGCTGGATTTATCAGTGAACAACTTGATATCCGTGGATCTCCACGTTGACTATTTCCAATCATTCAAAAATCTAGAAGTTCTGCGATTGAACAGCAATGGGTTCAATCAACTCGATTATAATGATCTGACGGGACTCGAATCTCTCAAGCAGGTGTATCTGGAAGGTAACGAATTTTCCTGCAGCTATTTGAAAACCATGATTAAGCATTTGAATGACAATGGGAAGCAAACGCCAGTTGCACGCCCAGCTGCCCAATGTCCAGTGGGATACAACATCGAGCACCAGATGTGTTGTAGATCTGAAAGTCTGACATCATTGCCGGATAGAACTAAACCATCGAAACCACCGACTTCTGATCATAACGAACATGTGACAGTTACCCAACCGTCAGCTGTTACTGCCGGTTCCATCACAACCAAAAAAACACAACCAGTTGATGCGCTTGATAAGAATTCCGCCACGTGTTTTGTGCTGAATTTGAGGTTTGCTATGTGGAGTTTGGTGATTGGCCTTTTCTGGTCGAAGAAATAG